The following are encoded together in the Lathyrus oleraceus cultivar Zhongwan6 chromosome 3, CAAS_Psat_ZW6_1.0, whole genome shotgun sequence genome:
- the LOC127132304 gene encoding uncharacterized protein LOC127132304 isoform X2 gives MWDIEAALAPVSKCNDATVDESTNGIANSLPSTNLRNISSSNSISLHTTQTQGYIPIAAKGHKESVYALAMNEGGSILVSGGTEKVVRVWDTRSGSKILKLKGHTDNIRALLLDSTGRYCLSGSSDSMIRLWDIGQQRCVHSYAVHTDSVWALASTPTFSHVYSGGRDFSLYLTDLQTKESSLLCTGEHPILQLALHNDSIWAASTDSSVHRWPAEGCNPQKIFQRGNSFLAGNLSFSRARVSLEGALPVPLYKEPTLTIKGTPGIVQHEVLNNKRHVLTKDTSGSVKLWEITKGVVVEDYGKVSFKEKKEELFEMVSVPAWFTVDTRLGTLSVHLDTPQCFSAEMYSADLNIIGKPEDDKVNLGRETLKGLLAHWLRKRKQRMGSPASANGELSGKDVASRSLIHSRAEVDVSSENDSMVYPPFEFSVVSPPSIVTEGTHGGPWRKKITDLDGTEDEKDFPWWCLDCVLNNRLPPRENTKCSFYLHPCEGSPVQILTQGKLSAPRILRIHKVVNYVVEKMVLDKPLDNLLADGNFAPALTGSQSQLQVVGDGSFRSGSGFKPWQKLKPSIEILCNNQVLSPDMSLATVRAYVWKKSDDLVLNYRVVQGR, from the exons ATGTGGGATATTGAAGCTGCACTTGCTCCAGTGTCTAAGTGCAACGATGCTACGGTTGATGAGTCTACTAATGGTATTGCCAACTCATTACCTTCGACAAACTTGCGTAATATCAGCTCAAGCAACAGTATATCCTTGCACACTACTCAAACTCAAGGGTACATTCCAATTGCTGCCAAAGGCCATAAGGAGTCTGTTTATGCATTGGCCATGAATGAAGGTGGGTCGATTCTTGTCTCTGGTGGCACAGAAAAG GTTGTACGCGTCTGGGACACAAGATCAGGATCAAAGATTCTAAAGCTTAAAGGGCACACAGACAACATCAGGGCTCTACTTCTGGATTCTACTGGCAG ATATTGTTTGTCAGGATCTTCAGATTCTATGATAAG GCTTTGGGATATAGGTCAGCAGAGATGTGTTCATTCATATGCAGTTCATACAGATTCTGTTTGGGCACTTGCCAGCACCCCAACATTTAGTCATGTTTATAGTGGGGGCCGAGATTTTTCA TTATACTTGACAGACTTGCAAACAAAAGAGAGTAGTTTGCTTTGCACCGGCGAACACCCTATTCTTCAATTGGCTTTGCACAATGATAGCATATGGGCTGCATCAACAGATTCTTCAGTTCATAGATGGCCCGCTGAAGGATGCAACCCTCAAAAGATTTTCCAAAGAGGCAATTCCTTTTTAGCTGGAAACTTGTCCTTTTCAAGGGCAAGGGTGTCACTAGAAGGAGCTCTCCCA GTTCCTTTATATAAAGAACCCACCTTAACTATCAAGGGCACCCCTGGAATAGTGCAACATGAAGTTTTAAATAACAAGAGGCATGTGTTGACAAAG GATACATCTGGTTCAGTGAAGCTTTGGGAGATTACCAAAGGTGTTGTGGTTGAAGATTATGGAAAG GTTTCATTTAAGGAGAAAAAGGAAGAGCTATTTGAGATG GTAAGTGTTCCTGCGTGGTTCACAGTGGATACCAGGCTCGGAACATTGTCCGTCCATTTGGATACTCCCCAATGCTTTTCTGCAGAGATGTATTCAGCAGATCTTAACATCATTGGGAAGCCTGAAGACGACAAG GTTAATTTGGGCCGAGAAACCCTAAAAGGACTCTTGGCTCATTGGCTAAGAAAAAGAAAGCAAAGAATGGGGTCTCCAGCTTCAGCTAATGGGGAATTATCTGGAAAGGATGTTGCTTCTAGAAGTCTTATCCATTCGAGAGCTGAGGTTGACGTGAGTTCTGAGAATGATTCTATGGTTTATCCTCCGTTTGAATTCTCAGTTGTTTCCCCTCCATCAATTGTTACTGAGGGCACTCATGGAGGTCCGTGGAGGAAAAAAATAACTGATTTAGATGGAACGGAAGATGAGAAAGACTTCCCCTGGTGGTGTCTAGACTGCGTTTTGAATAATCGGTTACCTCCCAGAGAAAATACAAA ATGCAGTTTCTATTTGCATCCATGTGAAGGCTCTCCAGTACAGATCCTGACACAAGGAAAGCTAAGTGCTCCACGTATATTAAGAATTCACAAA gTTGTTAATTATGTGGTAGAAAAGATGGTGCTCGATAAACCTTTGGATAACTTGCTTGCTGATGGTAATTTTGCCCCTGCACTTACCGGGTCACAGTCACAACTTCAAGTAGTCGGGGATGGATCTTTCCGATCTGGATCTGGATTTAAACCTTGGCAAAAGCTTAAACCTTCAATAGAAATATTGTGCAACAACCAG GTGTTATCTCCTGACATGAGCTTAGCCACTGTGCGAGCTTATGTATGGAAGAAATCAGATGACCTGGTCCTAAATTACAGAGTTGTTCAAGGAAGGTGA
- the LOC127132304 gene encoding uncharacterized protein LOC127132304 isoform X1, with the protein MHRVGSTGNANNSTRPRKEKRLTYVLNDSDDTKHCAGINCLALLTSAISDGSDYLFTGSRDGRLKRWALSEDVATCSATFESHVDWVNDAVLVGDNTLVSCSSDATLKTWNALSTGTCVRTHRQHTDYVTCLAAAGKNSNIVASGGLGGEVFMWDIEAALAPVSKCNDATVDESTNGIANSLPSTNLRNISSSNSISLHTTQTQGYIPIAAKGHKESVYALAMNEGGSILVSGGTEKVVRVWDTRSGSKILKLKGHTDNIRALLLDSTGRYCLSGSSDSMIRLWDIGQQRCVHSYAVHTDSVWALASTPTFSHVYSGGRDFSLYLTDLQTKESSLLCTGEHPILQLALHNDSIWAASTDSSVHRWPAEGCNPQKIFQRGNSFLAGNLSFSRARVSLEGALPVPLYKEPTLTIKGTPGIVQHEVLNNKRHVLTKDTSGSVKLWEITKGVVVEDYGKVSFKEKKEELFEMVSVPAWFTVDTRLGTLSVHLDTPQCFSAEMYSADLNIIGKPEDDKVNLGRETLKGLLAHWLRKRKQRMGSPASANGELSGKDVASRSLIHSRAEVDVSSENDSMVYPPFEFSVVSPPSIVTEGTHGGPWRKKITDLDGTEDEKDFPWWCLDCVLNNRLPPRENTKCSFYLHPCEGSPVQILTQGKLSAPRILRIHKVVNYVVEKMVLDKPLDNLLADGNFAPALTGSQSQLQVVGDGSFRSGSGFKPWQKLKPSIEILCNNQVLSPDMSLATVRAYVWKKSDDLVLNYRVVQGR; encoded by the exons ATGCACCGCGTGGGTAGTACGGGTAACGCAAACAATTCAACTCGTCCTCGAAAGGAGAAGAGATTAACGTATGTGTTGAACGACTCTGACGACACAAAG CATTGTGCGGGCATAAACTGTCTGGCCCTACTTACATCTGCAATATCTGATGGGTCAGATTATCTCTTTACCGGAAGCCGTGATGGCAGGCTAAAACGATGGGCGCTTTCTGAGGATGTGGCAACATGCTCTGCTACCTTTGAATCTCATGTGGACTGG GTTAATGATGCTGTTCTTGTTGGTGACAACACACTCGTTTCTTGTTCTTCCGATGCAACCCTTAAG ACATGGAATGCTTTGTCCACGGGAACTTGTGTTAGGACACACCGCCAACACACTGATTATGTTACTTGCCTCGCAGCAGCTGGAAAAAAT AGCAATATTGTTGCCTCTGGTGGCCTTGGTGGGGAGGTTTTTATGTGGGATATTGAAGCTGCACTTGCTCCAGTGTCTAAGTGCAACGATGCTACGGTTGATGAGTCTACTAATGGTATTGCCAACTCATTACCTTCGACAAACTTGCGTAATATCAGCTCAAGCAACAGTATATCCTTGCACACTACTCAAACTCAAGGGTACATTCCAATTGCTGCCAAAGGCCATAAGGAGTCTGTTTATGCATTGGCCATGAATGAAGGTGGGTCGATTCTTGTCTCTGGTGGCACAGAAAAG GTTGTACGCGTCTGGGACACAAGATCAGGATCAAAGATTCTAAAGCTTAAAGGGCACACAGACAACATCAGGGCTCTACTTCTGGATTCTACTGGCAG ATATTGTTTGTCAGGATCTTCAGATTCTATGATAAG GCTTTGGGATATAGGTCAGCAGAGATGTGTTCATTCATATGCAGTTCATACAGATTCTGTTTGGGCACTTGCCAGCACCCCAACATTTAGTCATGTTTATAGTGGGGGCCGAGATTTTTCA TTATACTTGACAGACTTGCAAACAAAAGAGAGTAGTTTGCTTTGCACCGGCGAACACCCTATTCTTCAATTGGCTTTGCACAATGATAGCATATGGGCTGCATCAACAGATTCTTCAGTTCATAGATGGCCCGCTGAAGGATGCAACCCTCAAAAGATTTTCCAAAGAGGCAATTCCTTTTTAGCTGGAAACTTGTCCTTTTCAAGGGCAAGGGTGTCACTAGAAGGAGCTCTCCCA GTTCCTTTATATAAAGAACCCACCTTAACTATCAAGGGCACCCCTGGAATAGTGCAACATGAAGTTTTAAATAACAAGAGGCATGTGTTGACAAAG GATACATCTGGTTCAGTGAAGCTTTGGGAGATTACCAAAGGTGTTGTGGTTGAAGATTATGGAAAG GTTTCATTTAAGGAGAAAAAGGAAGAGCTATTTGAGATG GTAAGTGTTCCTGCGTGGTTCACAGTGGATACCAGGCTCGGAACATTGTCCGTCCATTTGGATACTCCCCAATGCTTTTCTGCAGAGATGTATTCAGCAGATCTTAACATCATTGGGAAGCCTGAAGACGACAAG GTTAATTTGGGCCGAGAAACCCTAAAAGGACTCTTGGCTCATTGGCTAAGAAAAAGAAAGCAAAGAATGGGGTCTCCAGCTTCAGCTAATGGGGAATTATCTGGAAAGGATGTTGCTTCTAGAAGTCTTATCCATTCGAGAGCTGAGGTTGACGTGAGTTCTGAGAATGATTCTATGGTTTATCCTCCGTTTGAATTCTCAGTTGTTTCCCCTCCATCAATTGTTACTGAGGGCACTCATGGAGGTCCGTGGAGGAAAAAAATAACTGATTTAGATGGAACGGAAGATGAGAAAGACTTCCCCTGGTGGTGTCTAGACTGCGTTTTGAATAATCGGTTACCTCCCAGAGAAAATACAAA ATGCAGTTTCTATTTGCATCCATGTGAAGGCTCTCCAGTACAGATCCTGACACAAGGAAAGCTAAGTGCTCCACGTATATTAAGAATTCACAAA gTTGTTAATTATGTGGTAGAAAAGATGGTGCTCGATAAACCTTTGGATAACTTGCTTGCTGATGGTAATTTTGCCCCTGCACTTACCGGGTCACAGTCACAACTTCAAGTAGTCGGGGATGGATCTTTCCGATCTGGATCTGGATTTAAACCTTGGCAAAAGCTTAAACCTTCAATAGAAATATTGTGCAACAACCAG GTGTTATCTCCTGACATGAGCTTAGCCACTGTGCGAGCTTATGTATGGAAGAAATCAGATGACCTGGTCCTAAATTACAGAGTTGTTCAAGGAAGGTGA